CCGCCGTCGCACCACCCCGGTTGAGCAGCTCACCGGCGACCTTCTGCGCCTTTTTCCGGGGCGTCTCGGTCAGCCCGAGCGCCAGGTCAAGATAAGCCCGCCATGCATCCGGCATGATCCCTCCTCCTCTCGCCGCGTCGGGTGCCACGCTACCGGCAGCCCCCGACAACTTCCTGAGGTACGGTGCTGGTGTCGCGAGGGGGGACGCCGATGGCCACCGTGGACGAGTGCCGCACAGCCTTGCACGACCTGGCCGCGAAGCTCGCGGCGAACGCGGAGGCGCGCGGCAAGCTCGACCTCGATCGGACGCTCGCCTGCCGGATCACCGACCTGGAGACCGCCTTCCACGGGCGGATCACCGGCGGCCTGCTGACCGACATCGCGGACGGCGACGACCCGAAGGCGAAAATCGCCCTGATCACCACCAGCGACAACCTGATCGCGCTGATCAACGGCCGGCTGGACATCACCCGCGCGATGGCGTCCCGCCAGATCGCCATCAAGGCGAACCCGTTCGACCTGCTCAAGCTCCGCAAACTCCTCTGATCACGCCGGGTGATACGCCCCGGGCGCCCCAATCGTTCAAGCCCGCCCGGCAGCGACGGATCAGGAACGGTCACCATCGCCAAGTGAAGCGGAAATTCGGCCGCTCTCCCACCCGCCGCGCACTGGCGTCGCCGAGATGCGGATCCGCACCG
This window of the Actinoplanes oblitus genome carries:
- a CDS encoding SCP2 sterol-binding domain-containing protein yields the protein MATVDECRTALHDLAAKLAANAEARGKLDLDRTLACRITDLETAFHGRITGGLLTDIADGDDPKAKIALITTSDNLIALINGRLDITRAMASRQIAIKANPFDLLKLRKLL